Within Protaetiibacter intestinalis, the genomic segment CAGCCCGTGGTGTCGGTCGTGCTCGGGGTCGTGCTGGCCGCGGGCGGCCTGCTGCTGCCCGAGCAGCTGCTCGCCCGGCGGGCACGCGCCCGCGTGGCCCGCATCGCCGACGAGCTGCCGACCGTGCTCGAGTTCCTGAGCCTCGCGCTCTCGGCGGGCGAGACGGTGCGCGACGCCCTGCGCCGCGTCGCCCGTGTCGGCAGCGGCGAGCTCGCCGCCGAACTCGGCCGGGTGATCGCCGACGTCGACATCGGCGTGCCCCTCACCGATGCGCTCTCCCGCTGCGCCGACGCGCTCGGGCTGCCCGCCCTCAGCCGCGCGACGGAGCAGCTGGTCACCGCGCTCGACCGCGGCAGCCCGCTCGTCGAGGTGCTGCGGGCCCAGGCGCAGGATTCCCGCGAGGACGCCAAGCGGTCGCTGCTCGAGTCGGCCGGGCGCAAGGAGGTCACGATGCTCGTTCCGCTCGTGTTCCTCATCCTGCCCGTGACGGTGGTCTTCGCCCTGTTCCCGGCCACCCTCGTGCTCGAGCTGGGGTTCTAGGCGCCTCAGCGGCTGGCGTTCGACTCGAGCTGCAGCTCGCAGGAGGGCGAGGCGACGTTGAAACCGCTGGTCCATCCCCACCCCGACGAGCCCACGTC encodes:
- a CDS encoding type II secretion system F family protein: MVRVSPTLALAVAAGIGLGLGLWTLAGMLPRLGARRLADRVAPYVLDVSAEARALRARRSGEPASVIAGLAGPALDRARGLLANLLGGDVTVARRLRQAGSMLTVAGFRSRQLACAAAGAALGIVVALLLAQTAAVQPVVSVVLGVVLAAGGLLLPEQLLARRARARVARIADELPTVLEFLSLALSAGETVRDALRRVARVGSGELAAELGRVIADVDIGVPLTDALSRCADALGLPALSRATEQLVTALDRGSPLVEVLRAQAQDSREDAKRSLLESAGRKEVTMLVPLVFLILPVTVVFALFPATLVLELGF